The window TGCACATtggattttcttttatttcttgtCACCTTTCATATTTACATGTGCTTGCTACCCTTGGCATATTAACAACTTTAGACTTATTATTTAGGAtttgaagaagaaagaaaaagaactaCAAGCAAAAGAGGCGGAATTGAGGAAGAGAGAAGAGGTAAGTTAAAATAGATTTTACTTGTCTTGATTACTTGAAGGGAATTGGTAACAAGCGCCTATTTCTGTTTGTAGGTATTCCCTTTCAGACTGCCCATAGTTTTTGTCGTTAgtcatgttattttttttttaaatcatggAAGTACACATATTGGGCCTATGATCTTTATTGGATAGAAATTTTAGagagaaaggaaaggaaggggaagggaaagggaaagggaaagggaaagggaaaggaagggaagagaaatggaaggaaattaacttttgtttgttttggagggaaaggaagggagataaagttttcctattaaatctTTTCAACTTTGGAAATTTTGTAACTTAACAAAAATCCTCTATCCAGTCCCTCCAAATCCCTTCCCTTTCATTTTGTTATTCAAACAAAAGATCCCTCATCCCTCCAAACCCCTCCTTTTCCTTTCCCCTCCATTTTCTTCCATCCAAACACACCTTGTAGATTGTGATTTATGTTTTATGGTGTGTTTTGTATTTTCTATTGTCTTTTTGATAGTCCTTTTTGACTATGTAGGTACTTAAACGGAAAGAGGAAGCTGCACAACGAGGTATTCTTGATTGTTTGCTCACATAAATATGTTACTGTTGTGCTCCTCTACCTGTTGGTTTTTAAAGAATCTATGCTGGACTAATAGTAATCAGTTTTGAGTTTGTAATCTCATTTTTAGATTCTTGTGCTGTTCATCTATCAGGAATTTCAGTACTTGTTGAGGATTTCTACCTATAAAGCATGCATGTGAACTGTGAAGCCATCTTTATGTTGTTCTAGTATATGATAATGCAATCCatcttttaaagcttatttCCCGTGGTTTTTAATGGTCCCCTTGAGTTTTTTCCAAAATACTTGAATAGGATTACTTTGTGTAGACAAAACTGAATGAGATGTAGtgaatatataataatgattGTTATAGCTATATAGAAGTATTTCCATAGCTTTGTTGATACTTTAAGTGTCCTGATTTAGATACTGCTTAGTGAGTACTACTATTGTGCTATGAGATAAAAagaagagggggggggggggggggggggggggtagaGCATTAAGAAAGTTTTCACGTCATACAGGCTACAAGTTTCTAATTTAATTTGAGGCAAAGGCACATATATTTAGACCTCAATACTGTGGAATCCATTCGACTTTCGAGGTTTTTTTGACTGTTTCGGAagcttaatattttttaaaagatgtTCATTCATGATAGCCATCTTAACTGCTTGGAGCTAATTCCCGGTTTCATTTGCAGCTGGAATTGTTATTGAGGAGAAGAACTGGCCTCCGTTTTTTCCAATCATCCATCATGATATTGGAAATGAGATACCAATTCATCTGCAGAAGTTGCAGTACACAGCTTTTGCCACACTGTTAGGTTTGttccttattttcctttatGTCTGCATTTGACTTAAATATGAGAGGTGTATCATAGAGAAGTACTATTGTGCGGAAAAAAGCAGCTTTTGCACCTTTTTGCCCCTTAAGTGTAACTTTTTGGGCCATGGGTGCCCTatttattaaaatcattttgccaGACATAAAAAGTGTTGGGCTTGTTTCATTTCGTATTCGGGCACTTTTTTAGACACTTATGCTACTGCtcattttattaagtttttggtACCCCTTTACACTGTTCAGTAATGCTGAATGCAAAGCAATATTTTGCAGTTTGCCCCATAAGCTTTCTAATGCTCAACTTTCCTCTTGTTTACCaccatttttgtttatatttgactttttagtaATTAACATCCCGCttggtttttaaaatttatattattgtcaaATATTTTGTATAAGTCGATATAGTGACCTGAAATAAGTAAGTGTGAATTTCATTATGGACAGAGTGTAACATTTAACACATTAAGGCTGATGTTTGTATTTCGAGTTTTCTTACTTGCTATATAGATCTCTTTTTCTGGCATAATACcaaattgttttcatttttaatgCTTCAGTCCTTCTGATTGACATCACTTTAGTTTGCCTAATCTGACATTCTTCTGTTAAATGTCGCAGGGTTGACATTATGTCTCACCTGGAATATTGTTGCTGTTACTACTGCTTGGATAAAGGGTGGTGGTGAGTATATGCCTTTTGTTACCTCTCCTTGCTTTATTGGCTATGCTATTATATAAGAACTCAATAATTGATTTGATACATTACTCGTGGCAGATGCAACTATATGGTTCCTTGCTATTATCTACTTTATTTCGGGTATCCCTTGTGCGTATGTCTTGTGGTATCGTCCACTTTACCGAGCTTTCAGGTACTTGATACTACTTGATGCATATTCTCGGTGCAAGAAGGTTTTGTATATTATTCTGATCCACTGATCTGTGCGAACTTTCTGGCAGGACTGAGAGTGCCTTGAACTTCGGATGGTTTTTCCTGTTTTATCTGGTAATTTTCTTATACACTTGGTAAATTGTGGTGGTTTAACCCAATGAAAACACTTTAGATTCACCACCCTTTTCTTTTCTAGATTCACGTTTGCTTCTGTATTTTCGCTGCTGTTGCTCCTCCTGTCGTCTTCAAAGGAAAATCTTTAGCGTAAGTTCTGCACTGTATCTATATGAAGTGTCATTATATTGTGCTTTATGGGCCATACATCCCCAAGTGAAAGTATTTTTCTGCATTTTCCATTGAAGGAAACCCGTCATTTTTGCTATAATGTgttgaaaaaaaattgacaatGCGTGAGAGAGGAGTTTGTGTAAGATCATGCT of the Amaranthus tricolor cultivar Red isolate AtriRed21 chromosome 6, ASM2621246v1, whole genome shotgun sequence genome contains:
- the LOC130814447 gene encoding secretory carrier-associated membrane protein 2-like isoform X1, with amino-acid sequence MAGRYDPNPFDEEEVNPFSEQGGKAKSSGQSNFGGGAFYMTNPGSVPPAANSRLSPLPPEPADFYNPTATVDIPLDSGKDLKKKEKELQAKEAELRKREEVLKRKEEAAQRAGIVIEEKNWPPFFPIIHHDIGNEIPIHLQKLQYTAFATLLGLTLCLTWNIVAVTTAWIKGGDATIWFLAIIYFISGIPCAYVLWYRPLYRAFRTESALNFGWFFLFYLIHVCFCIFAAVAPPVVFKGKSLAGILPAIDLIGKNALVGIFYFVGFGLFCLESILSVGVLQQVYMYFRGSGKAAQMRQEAARGAMRAAF
- the LOC130814447 gene encoding secretory carrier-associated membrane protein 2-like isoform X2; the encoded protein is MAGRYDPNPFDEEEVNPFSGGKAKSSGQSNFGGGAFYMTNPGSVPPAANSRLSPLPPEPADFYNPTATVDIPLDSGKDLKKKEKELQAKEAELRKREEVLKRKEEAAQRAGIVIEEKNWPPFFPIIHHDIGNEIPIHLQKLQYTAFATLLGLTLCLTWNIVAVTTAWIKGGDATIWFLAIIYFISGIPCAYVLWYRPLYRAFRTESALNFGWFFLFYLIHVCFCIFAAVAPPVVFKGKSLAGILPAIDLIGKNALVGIFYFVGFGLFCLESILSVGVLQQVYMYFRGSGKAAQMRQEAARGAMRAAF